CACCGCTTTTATTACCTAAAATAAAAATATCTTCACCTGCACCACCAGTTAAAGTATCTTGTTCCCCAGTACCCAGACTTCTGCTATTTAAAGCGACACCAATTAGTTTGTCTTTGCCGTCGTTGCCAATAAGAATATCGTTGCCATTACCAGCAACTAAAGTATCGGCACTAGCACCACCAGTTAGAGTATCGTCACCATTGCCACTGTATATACGATCTTCGCCTAGATTGCCAATGAGAAGATCGCTGCCCGTCCCGCCATTTAAAGTATCGAAACCAGTACCCCCATTAAGAGTATCGTTGCCACCGTTACCATTGAGGCGATCGCTGCCTTGGTTGCCGTTAAGACGATCGCGACCCGTACCACCGATAAGAGTATCTTTACCCTTACCACCTAAAAGATCGTCATCACCATCAAGTCCTATTAATCTGTCGTTACCAGCCAATCCAGAAATAAGATCGTCTTCCGAACTGCCTGTAATAGTATCGTCAGCCTCTGTACCAGTAAGTATCGGTAATTGAAAACCAAAAATAACATAAGCATTCCCTCCATATCCACCAGACAAAGAATCAGAGGGTGCGCCTACTACTAAGTCATCAAAACCATCACCGTTGATATCTCCCGCATTACTTACTGCATCACCTAATTGACTATAGTATTCGACGCTTCCTCGAATGGTAAAACCTTCATCGAGTTCGAGATTAGCTAAATCGATAGTGGGACTAAAATCCTCATTACTACCAAAAATAACGTAAGCTGCTCCAGTAACGTCTAAGCCACCACTGTAACTACTGACAGAAGGTGCGCCTACTATTAAATCTTCAAAACCATCACCATTGATATCGCCTGCATTGCTTACAGCATCACCCAGGCGATCGCGATTATTCAAGCCTTGTAGTTTAAAACCATTACTACCATCGAGACTAGTTAGATCGAAAATTTTCTTAAAACCAGTTTCTTGCCCAAAAATAATGTATGCTTCGCCAAGTTCCCTACTGTCAGTTTTTCCAGCATTACTATTGGGTACACCAATAATGATGTCATCAAAGCCATCACCATTAACATCCCCCGCACTACTTATCTCTCTACCTAAAAAGTTAGATTGATTTAGACCTCTAACTCTAAAACCGTTATTACCATTAAGACTAGTAAGATCGAAGTTGGCATCAAAATCACCTC
This window of the Myxosarcina sp. GI1 genome carries:
- a CDS encoding FG-GAP repeat protein — encoded protein: MVDTLFDINDLNGENGFAIAGLDRPFSFDNLGAALSNAGDINGDGFDDFIVSASSAGKAIKGYDDFGVTYYDSDGRGEAYIIFGRESGFTADFDLASLNGNNGFIVRGTKKYTGLGREVSGAGDINGDGFADLIVTASSFSNGGEAYIIFGRESGFTTDFDLTSLNGNNGFKIQGKNKNDNFGATVSNAGDVNGDGLNDLIVGAFSVDVNDVDNTGEAYIIFGRENGFAADFDLTSLDGNNGFTVGGIKQGDSLGLGVSNAGDVNGDGFDDLIVGASGFEVGPKYSSQGEAYIIFGGGDFDANFDLTSLNGNNGFRVRGLNQSNFLGREISSAGDVNGDGFDDIIIGVPNSNAGKTDSRELGEAYIIFGQETGFKKIFDLTSLDGSNGFKLQGLNNRDRLGDAVSNAGDINGDGFEDLIVGAPSVSSYSGGLDVTGAAYVIFGSNEDFSPTIDLANLELDEGFTIRGSVEYYSQLGDAVSNAGDINGDGFDDLVVGAPSDSLSGGYGGNAYVIFGFQLPILTGTEADDTITGSSEDDLISGLAGNDRLIGLDGDDDLLGGKGKDTLIGGTGRDRLNGNQGSDRLNGNGGNDTLNGGTGFDTLNGGTGSDLLIGNLGEDRIYSGNGDDTLTGGASADTLVAGNGNDILIGNDGKDKLIGVALNSRSLGTGEQDTLTGGAGEDIFILGNKSGVFYDDGARFSAGDADLAILKDFNFQQDTVQLSGTAEEYRLFFISGSSGDFDAKLVYDPGVTAGAETIALLENVSADLSLTDSAFTFV